A segment of the Populus nigra chromosome 12, ddPopNigr1.1, whole genome shotgun sequence genome:
ttttcaaatagttttgactgaaaaatcattgactaaggtggaatgagatttgaaaagagttttaaatcttatttaaatgatcaatgactattatgtaaaaaacaaacatgatttaacatgacagatatactttatgttttaatgttaaatcagaacattattgataaaaagatattaattacaaTGAGAAACCTATCAcaaaaaggttaagtcaaatcattaatgatttttctaatatttagaggATCATGACTTGTTATTAAACGATGCacttaatcttcaaatataaattaatcaattgttttattgataataaattaaactgtttaaattatttaattctatttaattagaattataatttatatttgggtcaacatattaggaacctaaggggtcacacacattaaaaaccattagtcataaattaaactatgatgatttaattaagtatgacttaattaaaatatattttagaaattaaggactaatataattaatatatggattatatttctagacctagaaaaataaagtaaagacttgattgagttaatttttaaaattatcctgaattaatatatggatattattcggatgataaattgataaaattactaatttatagagtttttcagatttttttataaataataagtaatgctttttatttttaataagagtTATTGtttgttagataaaaaaaaaaaaatatttaaaatacatcaCCAATAAAACTAGCTTGCTATGTTTTGCGTTGTCGATGTCAAGTGCTGATCAAAAACTTCTCACTTGCTGTTATCAACCATCAACCATGTGAAGAGGAAACTTTTTAACAGAATTGTTAAATGTTTTATGGCTGGAAGAAACCTTCATTTTCATGCAAATACagccgtctctctctctctctctctctctctctctctaggataaacaacaagatgcaTGGAACTTTCCACTTGCGAAATGCCGACATCAAATGGCCCACATAAATGAGACCACCTGTATAAACTTGCCAGGGCAGGGCTTTCTTGTACAAAATGgcattctcttctctttttagcGTTTATGCGGACACGACAAGGACGTGGACTTCACTCATGGAAGCCCGTGCCTCATCCTTCCCGCAATTCTTGAGGCGCCACCAGCTCCTGAATCCTCTACCATATACTTACACGTGCCATCCTCTTTGCGTCACCTGCTTATCCTTAACCCATCAGAGGAGAAGAGCCTTTATATAAACCAGCCAGACCTCAAAAACTGCGAAGAGAAGAGCCTCTAACCATGGAAACACTTATTTCTCCCACAAAAACACAACCTTTTTATTCACCAAGTCCTCTCCCACAAACCAAACGCCATCAAAGTTTTTCTGATCCATTGACTAGCTTGAGGTTCAAACTCAGAGAGAATCCTAATCAAGGTCTATGTTTGGCCCACAGATTGAATCATGTGGTGGCAGCTAGGTGTGGTAATCGGGGTCCGTTGGCGGAGCTGGAAAGAGATATGGAGGCTGAAATGAACCTAGAAGGGGAAGATGATTGGATTGTGGAGATTGGGAAGTTGAGAGAGGAATGTGAAGAAAGCGAAGGAATGGTGGAGCTGTTGGAATGCTTGGAGAGAGAAGCAATCATGGGAGATGATGAGGGAAGAGACCCTACTGATTACAACAGAAGAGCTCAGATTTTTTACAAAAGTTCTCAAGTTTTCACTGCTCTAAAGGAACGTACCACACTCTCTCATGGCCAATCATGAATCCGGACTTGTGATTTTGTAATCATGGTCATTGCTATACTATGATGATGTTGTTATGCATGTTTTAACTCATGAATGATGTCCTGTCCCTATTATTTCGAATCAACAGAACCTCTGTCAAAGAATAAGCATGGTTTCTGCAGGTCATGAATCTAAGACAATAACAACAAAGTAACAGAGAGATCTCAAGCCAAACTGAGTATCTTTGTTCCACTTTAAGCAACTTTCTTCTTGAGGGCTTGATCTGTTTTTCTCAAGAGATCCAGCAACATgcatcttatgttttttttgcgCCCCCCTGAATGGCTGAGGTCCAAATTCCATGAACATCCTAGAAATTCAACAGCAACGTCCGAGTCTCTGACGCACAGAATGATGTTACTGGTTAATTAGCCACTTgcgagaataaaataaaatttctatcaAACCAATAGAAAGGAATATCCACGGCTTAGACTTCAATGCTGTCGTCTTTCTCAACATTATGCTGTCAATAAATTTCACAAGCCATTTTTCTCGAAAGAACAGCTGCTGCAGTTAAGATCAAAACACGTGATATTAGTATTAGTTACGTCAAAGGAAAGGGATCTCTAAGCTATGTGCTATTCGTAGTAAAGATTGCGAAAAATAAGAATGGTGCCTCTCTCTAGCTTCTGGTGATTGCCACGTCACTGGATTGGAGAATTGTGGGGAAAGAAATCAAGAACGAAGACAACGTGTCATTTGTGATGAAGTGAgaaaccaaaaaacaatgtCTGAATAGgttcattttttaaagataaattaaatatcaataaattctattatatttttgttagctcaataaattcaattctcaagTTTTTCTTCCAAATAAGTCCATATCTTCTTATACTTTCCTTAAAgattctatttaaaaatttcttttacctGTTTGTTTTCTAGGAAAATACTTTACATCAACTTTTATTATATagcattttttgtttatattttaatttcccCTAAAAcatttagagattttttttaagaaatttgagatttataattattgacaattttattcttgttaattgttataattattacaAAAGGTTGAGAACACCTCATCATGCTAATggttatcaaaattttatttttaaaaacaa
Coding sequences within it:
- the LOC133669553 gene encoding uncharacterized protein LOC133669553, producing METLISPTKTQPFYSPSPLPQTKRHQSFSDPLTSLRFKLRENPNQGLCLAHRLNHVVAARCGNRGPLAELERDMEAEMNLEGEDDWIVEIGKLREECEESEGMVELLECLEREAIMGDDEGRDPTDYNRRAQIFYKSSQVFTALKERTTLSHGQS